TCTGAGCTTGGCCGCCCGCGGAGCCGGAACGACGAGCCCCAACCCGATGGTCGGCTGTGTGATTGTCCGGGACGGCCACGTCATCGCGACCGGCTGGCACCGCGCCCCTAGGGCCCCTCACGCCGAAGCCGCCGCCCTTGCGGCCGCCGGGGAGCGGGCGGAGGGCGCGACGGTTTACGTCAACTTAGAGCCGTGCGCCCATCAGGGGCGCACGCCGCCCTGCGCGCCGGCCCTCGTCTCGGCCAAGGTCGTCCGAGTCGTCGCCGGGCTGGTTGACCCGTTCCCCCAAGTGGCTGGAAAGGGAATCGGAATACTGCGTGAGGCGGGAATAGAGGTCGATTGCCCCGTACTGGCAGAAGAGTCCGCGTGGCTGAACCGGGGCTTCTTGTCCGCCGTGAAGCGGAAACGGCCATGGGTGACCCTCAAAATTGCCTCGTCGCTTGACGGGATCACCGCGCTTCCCGACGGCACGAGCCAATGGATCACCGGACCGACGGCCCGCAAGCTGGGGCACCTGCTTAGAAGCGAGAACGACGCGGTCATGGTCGGCGGCACGACAGCCCGGCGCGATAAGCCCCGATTGGACGTGCGGGACGTTGACGGCCCGTCGCCCCGGCCGGTCGTGGTGAGCCGGGACTTCTCGGCCGCCATGCTTCTGCCGCGAAGCGGCGACGCTCTGGCCTACGCCGCGGACGGCTGTCCGATTCCCGATAAGCTTAAGGGCCGGGCCGCGACCGTCCCAACTGGCCCGGGGGGCTTGGACTTGAGCGCCGTATTGGCCGACCTGTGCCGAAGAGGAGTCAACAGGCTGCTCGTCGAAGGCGGCGGTACCTTGGCCTCGTCTCTTCTGCAGGAAGGCCTTGTGGATCAGCTGTCGGTCTTTCAAGCACCCTGCGTCTTAGGAAAGGGAACCGGTATGGCTCAGGAACTTTTGACCGAGAGCCTGCTGGCGCGCTGGAACTTCGTTCGTACCGCCGAACGCCGGGTTGACGACGATCTGTGGATTGAAGGAGTGAGCCCATGTTCACAGGACTG
This is a stretch of genomic DNA from Jonquetella anthropi DSM 22815. It encodes these proteins:
- the ribD gene encoding bifunctional diaminohydroxyphosphoribosylaminopyrimidine deaminase/5-amino-6-(5-phosphoribosylamino)uracil reductase RibD, whose protein sequence is MNMTPRGQRRIDERYMRMALSLAARGAGTTSPNPMVGCVIVRDGHVIATGWHRAPRAPHAEAAALAAAGERAEGATVYVNLEPCAHQGRTPPCAPALVSAKVVRVVAGLVDPFPQVAGKGIGILREAGIEVDCPVLAEESAWLNRGFLSAVKRKRPWVTLKIASSLDGITALPDGTSQWITGPTARKLGHLLRSENDAVMVGGTTARRDKPRLDVRDVDGPSPRPVVVSRDFSAAMLLPRSGDALAYAADGCPIPDKLKGRAATVPTGPGGLDLSAVLADLCRRGVNRLLVEGGGTLASSLLQEGLVDQLSVFQAPCVLGKGTGMAQELLTESLLARWNFVRTAERRVDDDLWIEGVSPCSQDWLSALAGSSV